One stretch of Gloeomargarita sp. SKYB120 DNA includes these proteins:
- the smpB gene encoding SsrA-binding protein SmpB, translating into MTTVKVVSENREARHLYDILETYECGIELKGTEVKSVRAGKVNLRDGFARFKDGELYLMNVHISPYETASTYFNHDPRRTRKLLLHRAELRKLLGKVEQKGLTLVPLKMYFKGDWAKVLLGLARGRKLHDKRQALKEREQKREIERALKQRD; encoded by the coding sequence ATGACGACCGTGAAAGTGGTCAGTGAAAACCGGGAAGCCCGTCATTTGTACGACATTCTGGAAACCTACGAGTGTGGCATCGAACTCAAAGGCACAGAAGTGAAATCGGTGCGGGCTGGGAAAGTGAATTTGCGCGATGGCTTTGCCCGCTTCAAAGACGGGGAGTTGTACTTGATGAACGTGCACATTTCGCCCTACGAAACCGCTAGCACCTACTTCAACCACGACCCCCGCCGCACCCGCAAGTTGCTCCTGCACCGGGCGGAACTGCGAAAGCTCCTGGGCAAAGTGGAACAAAAAGGGTTGACCCTAGTGCCGCTGAAGATGTACTTCAAGGGCGACTGGGCCAAAGTTTTGCTAGGTCTGGCCCGCGGGCGAAAACTCCACGACAAGCGCCAGGCACTCAAAGAGCGAGAGCAGAAGCGGGAAATTGAACGCGCCCTCAAGCAACGCGATTAA
- a CDS encoding phycobiliprotein lyase — MNARDFFARSDGVWHSQRVTHHLAFRQTELGQSRIWVTTLPLDDPAVQAVCAQHQCSPTQASGASRVEWQGVMGWDREGEQQNGSTVMVLIPADERSGRLLREVGYAEKSPVAGLYQMDETGAMTLTTEYATLRSQERLWFEGEHIRLRASTLGYGFGGTTMATFAVETRVGWTPAARSATALPTILGW; from the coding sequence ATGAACGCACGGGACTTTTTTGCCCGCAGCGACGGTGTATGGCACTCCCAGCGGGTCACGCACCACCTGGCGTTCCGGCAAACGGAGCTAGGTCAATCGCGCATTTGGGTTACTACCCTCCCCTTGGATGACCCGGCGGTCCAAGCCGTCTGCGCCCAGCACCAGTGTTCCCCTACCCAAGCCAGCGGCGCCTCCCGTGTCGAGTGGCAAGGTGTCATGGGCTGGGACCGGGAAGGCGAGCAGCAAAACGGCAGCACCGTGATGGTATTGATTCCTGCGGATGAGCGCTCCGGGCGCCTGTTGCGGGAAGTTGGCTATGCCGAGAAAAGTCCAGTAGCCGGCCTGTACCAGATGGATGAAACCGGCGCCATGACCTTGACCACCGAATACGCCACGCTCCGCTCCCAGGAACGGCTCTGGTTTGAAGGAGAACATATCCGCCTGCGCGCGAGTACCTTAGGATACGGCTTTGGCGGGACGACCATGGCCACGTTTGCCGTGGAAACGCGGGTGGGATGGACGCCTGCAGCACGTTCAGCCACGGCTCTACCCACTATCCTGGGCTGGTAA
- the psaI gene encoding photosystem I reaction center subunit VIII, translating into MAASFLPPILVPLVGIILPAVAMAFLFVYIEKDDIT; encoded by the coding sequence ATGGCAGCTTCGTTTTTACCGCCGATTCTGGTGCCCCTTGTCGGGATCATCTTGCCCGCCGTCGCGATGGCCTTTCTGTTTGTGTACATTGAAAAAGACGACATCACGTAG